TGAGGCGCCAGTTCCGCAAACTTTGCCGCTCCCTTCGCCGCAGGGCGCGAACTGGGCCTGCCCCGATATTGCGTAGTTGAAGTTAAGCGGCTGTAGCTTGGCGTTCGAACTCCAGGGGCGTCAAGTACCCCAGGGTGGAATGGCGGCGCTGGCGGTTGTAGAAGACCTCGATG
This sequence is a window from Deinococcus aestuarii. Protein-coding genes within it:
- a CDS encoding IS3 family transposase, with product IEVFYNRQRRHSTLGYLTPLEFERQATAA